The following nucleotide sequence is from Tardiphaga alba.
CCTTGTGCTTGGGCACGGTGGGGTCGGTGCGGGTGATCAGGATGCCGTAGTCGGAATAATGTGCACCCGATGTCCAGATCTTCTGGCCGTTGATGACCCAGTCGTCGCCGTCCTTCTCCGCGCGCGTGCGCAGGCCGGCCACGTCGGAGCCACCGGCGGGCTCGGAGAAAAGTTGGCACCAGACCTTTTCGCCGGAGGCGAGCGGCGGCAGATAATGGCGCTTATGCTCTTCCGAGGCATAGGCCATCATGGTCGGGCCGCACATGCCCTGGCCGATGATGAAGAGCGCGCCGAGCTTGCCGAACACGCCCTCTTCCTGCTGCCAGATCACCCGCTCGATGGGCGATGCGCCGCGCCCGCCATAGTCCTTCGGCCAGTGCGGCACCGCCCAGCCGGCATCAGCCTTCTTCTTCTGCCAGACCTTTGCGACCTCGAGGATATTGGCATGTTTGAGCTGGACGCGGCCGAGCGAGGCCTTCTTCAGCTCATCGGCATATTCATGCGGCGCATTGGCCGCGATCCATTCACGCGCCTTGGCGCGAAATTCCGCTTCTTGCGGAGTATCATCGAAGTTCATCTGTCTCGGTCCTTCTTCCTTCTCCCCCAAGCACAGCGAAGCTGTGCAGGGTGGGAGAAGGTGGCGCCGCGTAGCGGCGACGGATGAGGGGTAATGCAGGGCTCGGAGTTTGTGGTACCCCTCACCCGTCCGCGCTTCGCGCGGCCACCCTCTCCCACAAGGGGAGAGGGAAAAAGATTAAGCCGCGTTCTTCTGGCGCATGCGTTCGATCAGCTGGTCTTCCCAATAGCTCAGCGAACCCAGGCCGACCGCGATCGCATTCGAGCGGCGATAATAAAGATGGCAGTCGAACTCCCAGGTGAAGCCCATGCCGCCATGGACCTGGATATTGTTCTTGGAGCAATGCTGGAACGCCTGCGTGGCGCTGATGCGCGCAGCAGCGGCGGCTTCCGGGAGTTCGGCGGCGTTGGTGGAAAGCGCCCAGGCGCCGTAATAGCAATTCGAGCGTGCCAGCGTCGCCGAGACATACATGTCGGCGAGCATGTGCTTGACCGCCTGGAACGAACCGATCTGGCGGCCGAAGGCGATACGATCGAGCGCATAGTCGCGGCCCATTTCCAGCGCGCGGTCGGAGCCGCCGACCTGCTCGAAGCCGACCAGCACGGCGGCGCGGTCCAGCACCTGCGAGAGGATGCTCCAGCCTTCAGCGGCGTTGCCAAGCGGCTCGGCCTTGACATTGGTGAAGGTGATCTCGGCCTGGTTGCGCGAGGGATCGATGGAGGTCAGCGCCTTGGCCTCGACACCCTCAGAGGTGAGATCGACCAGGAACAGCGCGATATCGCTGTCGCGGCCGGTAGACGCGGTGCGTGCGGCAACGATGGCGAAATCGGCGATGGCACCGTCAGCGACGGGCTTCTTGGTGCCGTTCAGCACGCCGTTCGACGCGGTGAGCTTGATTGCCTTCGGCGACGGATTACCGGTGCCCTCGAACAAAGCCAGCGTGCCGACCGCATGGCCCTGCGCGATGGCCGGCAACCACTTCTGCTTCTGCGCATCGGAGCCGGCCAACAAAAGCGCTTCGGCAGCGAGATAGACCGTGGAGGAGAACGGCACCGGCGCCAGCGCGCGGCCCATTTCCTCGGCAATCACGCAGAGTTCGAGATGGCCTGCGCCCGAACCGCCGTAAGCCTCCGGAATGGCAACGCCGAGGAAGCCCATATCGGCAAGGCCCTTCCAGAGTTCGCGATCATAGGGCGCCTGACCATCGATCACCGCGCGCACCGCCTTCGGCGGGCACTTCTCGGTGAGGAAGCGGCGGGCCTCGTCGCGGAGCTGCTTCTGGTCGTCGGAGAAATCGAAGTTCATGGCGGTACACTCTGCGTTAGCGGTTATCTCGTAGCCCGGATGAAGCGAAGCGCAATCCGGGCACCGGCGTTTCAGTTAGTTCGGCTGTCCCCGGATTTCGCTGCGCTCCATCCGGGCTACAGACGTCATTTCAGCACGATCACATCCTCACCCGGATGCTGCGCATAAAGCTCGGCCATCTGCGCGGCACGGCGTTCGAGGCCGGCACGCTGGTTGATGTAGCCCTTGTCGGTGAGTTCGTTGCCGTCGATGGACGGCGGCTCGACGAGGAACATCGCCCGCGCGATGCGACGGCTGCTGGCTCCGACCGAGGCCGCGTTATGCGCGCGAAGACCGTCCTTGAAACAAGCCAGCACTTTTGGGTGCTTTACCACATCGGCAAAACTCGCTTCGGGCTGCTCGATGAGCAACCGGCACGCCGGCAGGTTCGGCCAGGCGAGCACGCCGATAAATTCGCGGTCCTGTCCGGTGATCAGCGCATCCTGCACCACGGGCGTTGCGGCCGCGATGATATCGGTGCGCAGCGAGCCGACATGGACGAAGGTGCCGGTGGTGAGCTTGAAATCCTCGACCACGCGACCGGAGAAGATCAGGCCCTTCACCGGATCATTGTCGTCAACGAACACGCCGGCATCGCCGATCTTGTAGAAACCTTCTTCATCGAAGGCGGCCTTGGTGAGATCGGGCTGATTGTAATAACCCGGCATCACATTGATGCCGCGCAGGCGCAGCTCATATTTCGCATCCACCGGCACCATCTTCAATTCGACGCCGGGAAACGGCAGGCCGATCAGGCCGACGCGCTCGGTGTCCCAATAGGTGCCGGTCGAGGTCGGCGACGTCTCGGTGCAGCCCCAGCCGGTATAGAACACGATGCGTTCGCCAGTGGTGCGCACGGCCAGCGCCTGCATCCGCTCATAGAGATCGTCAGGGAGACGCGCGCCGCCGTAAGCCATCAGACCGATATTTTTGAAGAACGACTGAGCCAATGCCGCGTCCTTCTCCATGGCACCGGCGATGGCGGCATAGCCGGCGGGAACATTGGCGTAATAGCTCGGTGAGATTTCGCGCAGGTTGCGCAGCGTCTCGTCGATCATGCCCGGCATCGGCCGACCGTCATCGATATAGAGCGAGCCGCCATCGACCAGCAGCGGATTGAACAGCGCATTGCCGCCCATGGTGTGATTCCACGGCATCCAGTCGAGATAGACCGGCGGCTGCGCATCGGGCTGGCGCGGCCGCGTCTGCATCATCTGCGCGGCATTGGCGCACATCATCCGCTGGGTGTTGATCACCGCCTTCGGCATGCCGGTGGAGCCGGAAGTGAACAGCAGCTTGCCAACGGTATCGGGTGTGATCGCCGCGATCGAGGCTTCGACATCGGCGGTGACCTTCGTCGCAGCCATGTCGGCAAAGGACACGCTCGCAATGCCTTCCGGCGGCCGCGCGACATGGATCACCTTGATGCCGGTGAGATCCAGCGCGTCGAGCGCCTTCTGGAAGGTCGGGCCATCCTGCACCATGATGGCGGCCGGCTTCACCAGATCGAACAGATATTTGAGCTTAAGGTGATCCTGGCTCATCAGCGAATAGGCCGGCGAGACCGGCGCTGCCGGCAACCGCGCCTGCATCGCCGCCATGGTCATCAGCGCATGCTCGATGGAATTGCCGGAGAGGATCGCAACCGGCCCTTCCGCGGGCAGCTTCATGTCGAGCAGCGCCTGCGTGAGGCCATCGACGGTGCGCTTGGCTTCGGCGTAGGGGACACGACGCCACTGCCGGTCGTCACCGGCGCGCTGCGCCAGCCAGGTGAGATCCGGACGTTCTTTCGCCCATTTCGCCAGCGGCGCGGCGAGATGCGGCTCGTAATCGATCAATGGCACGCGCGACTTCATGACGATGACGCCATCGGGACGGCGTTCGACAGCGATGTCGCGCTCCATCCAGTGCACCTTGCGGAAGGCGGGCTTTGTCTGCGCCGCGGCTTGCACGTTCATTGCGTTCCTCCCAGAACGGCTTTGCCGACCACAGTCTCCTTGTTCGGACCTCGTGTCGGCATCATTATTGGCCTCAGCGCGTGACGTAGATCGGCTTGCGTTTCTCGATGAAGGCGCGGATGCCCTCCTCGAAATCCTCCGACCGGCTGCACAGCACCTGATTGCGGTCTTCCATCGCGATCACGGCTTCGATCGAGCCGGCATCCACCGCCATGTTGATGCATTCCTTCGACAGCCGCAGGCCCACCGGCGACGCCGAGATCATCGCATCGATGTAGGGCGCTGCGGCAGCGTCGAGCTCGCCATCCGCGACGACCTCGGAGACGAGGCCGACGGCCAGCGCGCGGTCCGCATGGATGAAGCGGCCGGTGAGGATGAGTTCGGATGCGACGGAGACGCCAACGAGGCGCGGCAGGAAATAGCTGGTGCCGATATCGCAGCCGCCGAGGCCGAGTTTGATGAAGGCGCAGTTCATGCGCGCCGATTTCGACGCGATGCGGATGTCGGCGGCGAGCGCGAGCGCAAAGCCGCCCCCGGCGGCCGCGCCCTGCACCAGCGCGATGATCGGCTGCGGGCAGCGGCGCATCAGCATCACGATGTCGGCGATGCGGCGCTGGCTGTCGAGCGACTCGGTGACGGTGCGTGGCGCGTTCTGGCCGCGCGATTGCATCGCATGCTTGAGATCGAGCCCGGCGCAGAAATTGGCGCCAGCGCCCTTGAGGACGACGACACGCGTCTTGCGGTTGCGCTGCAGGCCTTGAAAGTATTCGTTGAGCGCGTCGATCAGCGCGGGATCGAGCGCATTGAGCGCCTCCGGGCGATTGAGCGTCACCCGGTCCACGCCGTCGTCATGTTCGATCAGCAGTGGGGATGCCACCTGTGTTACTCCTCACCCGTCTTGTTGCGCATTCGAGGCGCTTATCGCTGTTTCCGTCGTCATTGCGAGCAAAGCGAAGCAATCCAGTCTTTCTTCAGTGAAACTCTGGATTGCTTCGTCGCTTCGCTCCTCGCAATGACGAGGTTACCGCGGAGCCATACGGATCGCGCCGTCGAGACGGATCGTCTCGCCGTTCAGCATCGGGTTCTCGACGATGTGAACCGCGAGATTGCCGTATTCCGACGCGTCGCCGAGGCGGGCCGGATGCGGCACCTGGGCGCCCAAGCTGGCGCGGGCTTCTTCATTGAGGCCCATCAGCAGCGGCGTCAGGAACAGGCCCGGCGCAATCGTGTTGACGCGGATCTTTGACGAGGCAAGGTCTCGTGCTGCCGGCAGCGTGAGGCCGACGACGCCGCCCTTCGAGGCGGAGTAAGCGATCTGGCCGATCTGACCTTCATAGGCCGCAACCGACGCGGTGTTGATGATGACCCCGCGCTCTTCGCCGATCGCTTCTGCGGTGGCGAGCTGCTCGGCGAACAGACGCAGGCAGTTGAAGGTGCCGATCAGGTTCACCATGATCACATTGGTGAACTTGTCCAGGGGATAGACGCCCTGCTTGCCGACGATGCGCTGCGAACCGCCGATGCCGGCGCAGTTCATCAGCACGCGCGCGGTGCCATGCGCAGCCGAAGCCTTGGCGAGCGCAGCCTTCACATCGGCTTCGCTGGTGACGTCACCGACGCAGGCGACGCCCTTGATCTCGGCGGCAACCTTCTCGGCATTGTCGGCGGCGCGATCGAACACGGCGACCTTGGCGCCCTTGGCGGCCATCGCGTGTGCGGTCGCGGCGCCGAGGCCCGAGCCACCGCCAGTGATGAATACGGCTACGTCTTTAAGCTGCATGGGAAGAGCCTTTCCTTGGGCGTTTCTGGTATTTTCTTGGATCGTTGAGTCGCGAAGAGAAAAAGAAGAAATGGTCCTTGGGCGTTTCTTAT
It contains:
- a CDS encoding acyl-CoA dehydrogenase family protein, encoding MNFDFSDDQKQLRDEARRFLTEKCPPKAVRAVIDGQAPYDRELWKGLADMGFLGVAIPEAYGGSGAGHLELCVIAEEMGRALAPVPFSSTVYLAAEALLLAGSDAQKQKWLPAIAQGHAVGTLALFEGTGNPSPKAIKLTASNGVLNGTKKPVADGAIADFAIVAARTASTGRDSDIALFLVDLTSEGVEAKALTSIDPSRNQAEITFTNVKAEPLGNAAEGWSILSQVLDRAAVLVGFEQVGGSDRALEMGRDYALDRIAFGRQIGSFQAVKHMLADMYVSATLARSNCYYGAWALSTNAAELPEAAAAARISATQAFQHCSKNNIQVHGGMGFTWEFDCHLYYRRSNAIAVGLGSLSYWEDQLIERMRQKNAA
- a CDS encoding AMP-binding protein; this translates as MNVQAAAQTKPAFRKVHWMERDIAVERRPDGVIVMKSRVPLIDYEPHLAAPLAKWAKERPDLTWLAQRAGDDRQWRRVPYAEAKRTVDGLTQALLDMKLPAEGPVAILSGNSIEHALMTMAAMQARLPAAPVSPAYSLMSQDHLKLKYLFDLVKPAAIMVQDGPTFQKALDALDLTGIKVIHVARPPEGIASVSFADMAATKVTADVEASIAAITPDTVGKLLFTSGSTGMPKAVINTQRMMCANAAQMMQTRPRQPDAQPPVYLDWMPWNHTMGGNALFNPLLVDGGSLYIDDGRPMPGMIDETLRNLREISPSYYANVPAGYAAIAGAMEKDAALAQSFFKNIGLMAYGGARLPDDLYERMQALAVRTTGERIVFYTGWGCTETSPTSTGTYWDTERVGLIGLPFPGVELKMVPVDAKYELRLRGINVMPGYYNQPDLTKAAFDEEGFYKIGDAGVFVDDNDPVKGLIFSGRVVEDFKLTTGTFVHVGSLRTDIIAAATPVVQDALITGQDREFIGVLAWPNLPACRLLIEQPEASFADVVKHPKVLACFKDGLRAHNAASVGASSRRIARAMFLVEPPSIDGNELTDKGYINQRAGLERRAAQMAELYAQHPGEDVIVLK
- a CDS encoding enoyl-CoA hydratase/isomerase family protein: MASPLLIEHDDGVDRVTLNRPEALNALDPALIDALNEYFQGLQRNRKTRVVVLKGAGANFCAGLDLKHAMQSRGQNAPRTVTESLDSQRRIADIVMLMRRCPQPIIALVQGAAAGGGFALALAADIRIASKSARMNCAFIKLGLGGCDIGTSYFLPRLVGVSVASELILTGRFIHADRALAVGLVSEVVADGELDAAAAPYIDAMISASPVGLRLSKECINMAVDAGSIEAVIAMEDRNQVLCSRSEDFEEGIRAFIEKRKPIYVTR
- a CDS encoding SDR family NAD(P)-dependent oxidoreductase; translated protein: MQLKDVAVFITGGGSGLGAATAHAMAAKGAKVAVFDRAADNAEKVAAEIKGVACVGDVTSEADVKAALAKASAAHGTARVLMNCAGIGGSQRIVGKQGVYPLDKFTNVIMVNLIGTFNCLRLFAEQLATAEAIGEERGVIINTASVAAYEGQIGQIAYSASKGGVVGLTLPAARDLASSKIRVNTIAPGLFLTPLLMGLNEEARASLGAQVPHPARLGDASEYGNLAVHIVENPMLNGETIRLDGAIRMAPR